A single region of the Tigriopus californicus strain San Diego chromosome 8, Tcal_SD_v2.1, whole genome shotgun sequence genome encodes:
- the LOC131885350 gene encoding uncharacterized protein LOC131885350 produces MAQNRRIFDENRAVFSSLEDQFDHDYTDIVTSSSSNGVLSFGDVSDDYIDYYNADSLPEPITSPTPNHKRLLDDVDLSDYTNITKIVLEPQEWDSRDFFIETVGGKVWLVPLAIAAGVVVGVLCWLLWVSILKMSVESRRKAKRLIRSHSRGAIFSPQAVRSRTHPGDIPVTLLNHSSVLEGSTSSRSGPTNQEITLAIDNMEMAMDNMVREIQSRHEEPSRSSTPETGKSSSPVLPASESDNSSSSSSSVISVQSVVHREDTDEPPIDSRNVTKF; encoded by the coding sequence atggctcaaaatcgGAGAATCTTCGACGAGAATCGTGCCGTATTCTCGTCGCTGGAAGATCAATTTGATCACGACTATACGGATATCGTCACCAGTTCATCCTCTAATGGTGTTCTTTCATTCGGAGACGTATCCGATGATTACATCGATTACTACAACGCAGATTCCCTCCCAGAACCAATCACATCCCCCACACCCAATCATAAACGCCTCTTGGACGATGTAGATTTGTCCGATTACACCAATATTACCAAAATCGTTCTCGAGCCCCAAGAATGGGACTCTCGAGATTTCTTTATCGAAACCGTGGGAGGGAAAGTGTGGTTGGTGCCTTTGGCCATCGCAGCAGGAGTGGTAGTGGGCGTGTTGTGTTGGCTCTTGTGGGTGAGCATCTTGAAAATGTCGGTTGAAAGTCGACGAAAAGCCAAGCGGCTGATTCGATCACATAGCCGTGGTGCCATCTTCAGTCCGCAAGCCGTCAGAAGTCGGACGCATCCGGGGGACATCCCGGTGACTTTGCTCAACCATTCGTCAGTGTTGGAAGGCTCGACGTCGAGTCGATCCGGACCCACGAACCAGGAGATCACCTTGGCCATCGACAACATGGAAATGGCCATGGACAATATGGTTCGAGAGATCCAGAGCCGACATGAGGAGCCTTCTCGGAGTTCCACGCCTGAAACGGGCAAGAGCTCCTCGCCAGTGTTACCTGCTTCCGAAAGTGATAACTCGAGCTCGTCGAGTTCATCTGTGATATCTGTTCAGTCTGTGGTTCATCGTGAGGATACGGATGAACCACCCATTGATAGTAGGAATGTGACCAAGTTCTAG